In Chryseobacterium shigense, the following proteins share a genomic window:
- a CDS encoding PD40 domain-containing protein produces MKSIFTALLFLIVSLLNAQDSNTITLFEKKLNQFLNVRDFSVSEDGNEVFFTIQSPNQEISQITSIKKNGKNNWSETQLLSFNDNYSYMEPFLADNGTRLYFASDRPLDKTKSEKKDFDIWYVERKNQNSEWSEPVNMGKPVNSDLNEFFPTLSDNKNLYFTLESPTGMGKDDIYVCQWENNQYSGPQILDENINSDGYEFNAFISKKENFILFTKYNEKGGQGSGDLYISKKDSEGKWQKAENLGIPINTKSMEYCPFYDEKNQILYFTSKRNNMSPKKFKNISDFQEYINEGQNGLSKIYKTHFIIK; encoded by the coding sequence ATGAAAAGTATATTTACAGCCCTGCTCTTTCTTATAGTCAGTCTGCTCAATGCCCAGGATTCAAATACAATAACACTTTTTGAGAAAAAGCTCAATCAGTTTCTTAATGTAAGAGATTTTTCAGTTTCAGAAGATGGAAATGAGGTCTTTTTCACAATACAGAGCCCCAACCAGGAAATTTCACAAATCACCAGCATCAAAAAGAATGGAAAAAACAATTGGTCCGAGACTCAGCTATTATCCTTTAATGACAATTACTCCTATATGGAGCCTTTTTTAGCTGATAATGGAACCCGTTTGTATTTTGCATCTGACCGTCCTCTGGACAAAACAAAATCAGAAAAGAAGGATTTCGACATATGGTATGTGGAAAGAAAAAATCAGAATTCAGAATGGTCCGAACCTGTAAATATGGGCAAACCTGTCAATTCCGATCTGAACGAGTTCTTTCCTACCCTTTCTGACAATAAAAATTTATACTTCACCCTGGAATCACCAACCGGGATGGGAAAAGATGATATCTATGTATGCCAATGGGAAAACAACCAATATTCTGGTCCGCAAATACTGGATGAAAATATCAACAGCGATGGATATGAATTCAATGCTTTTATTTCTAAAAAAGAAAATTTTATACTCTTTACAAAGTATAATGAAAAAGGCGGACAAGGAAGCGGCGATCTTTATATTTCCAAAAAGGATTCTGAGGGGAAATGGCAAAAAGCAGAGAATTTGGGAATACCCATTAATACAAAATCTATGGAATACTGTCCTTTTTATGACGAAAAAAACCAGATTTTATACTTTACCAGTAAAAGAAATAATATGTCTCCAAAAAAATTCAAAAATATATCGGATTTTCAGGAATACATCAACGAAGGCCAAAACGGCTTAAGTAAAATCTACAAAACTCATTTTATCATAAAATAA
- a CDS encoding ribonuclease E/G, translating into MKKELIVSHEDDLTKIALLEDGRLCELHEQEDKSEFIVGDLFVGRVKKLAPNLNAAFVNIGYDKDAFLHYQDLGPQYLTYRKFLKDTISKKQSSSSLKNFEIQPEIDKNGTVDKVIAKDDLVLLQITKEPISTKGPRISTQVSLTGRFLVLIPFDNKVSISKKIRTTEEKERLRTLIDSIKPEGFGVIIRTVAEGKKVADLHNDMNQLIQKWESTFKNIQRSKVPAKVLSEEDKASAILRDNFNQDFVSIICDDEQMVDEMTNYVEVIAPEKKNIVQFYNSHIPLLEYYNVEKQLKQSFGKHVNIPSSKGAYLVIEHTEALHVIDVNSGNNITTGTAVNKEHALKVNKMAATEIARQLRLRDMGGIIVIDFIDMQNPEHRRDLYEHLKEEMKRDKARHKILPPSKFGLIQITRQRNRPEKQIETKEENPNKDGEIVAPIVIVERMGETLRSILQKEKGKIFLHVHPFVEAYLTKGIKSIQMKWFIKYKKWVTIIPRDSFKYLEYKIYNSKKEELIEFSN; encoded by the coding sequence ATGAAGAAAGAACTAATAGTTTCGCATGAAGATGATCTTACAAAGATTGCACTGCTGGAAGACGGAAGACTATGTGAACTTCATGAACAAGAGGACAAAAGCGAATTTATAGTTGGAGATCTGTTTGTAGGAAGAGTAAAAAAGTTAGCCCCCAACCTGAATGCCGCATTCGTAAATATCGGGTACGATAAGGATGCATTCCTGCATTATCAGGACCTGGGACCACAATACCTCACCTACAGAAAGTTTTTAAAAGATACTATTTCTAAAAAACAGAGTTCTTCAAGCTTAAAAAATTTCGAGATACAACCCGAAATAGACAAAAACGGAACCGTAGACAAAGTCATTGCAAAAGACGATCTCGTTCTGCTTCAAATTACTAAAGAACCTATCTCCACCAAAGGTCCGAGGATCTCTACCCAGGTTTCTTTAACAGGACGTTTTCTGGTCCTGATCCCTTTCGATAACAAAGTTTCCATTTCCAAAAAAATCAGAACTACTGAGGAAAAAGAAAGACTGAGAACACTTATTGACAGTATCAAGCCAGAAGGTTTCGGTGTTATTATAAGAACTGTAGCCGAGGGAAAAAAAGTAGCAGACCTTCATAATGATATGAATCAGCTGATCCAGAAATGGGAAAGTACTTTCAAAAACATTCAGAGAAGCAAAGTTCCGGCTAAAGTTTTAAGCGAAGAAGACAAAGCTTCAGCTATTTTGAGGGACAATTTCAACCAGGATTTCGTAAGCATCATCTGTGACGATGAACAGATGGTAGATGAAATGACCAATTATGTAGAGGTCATAGCCCCTGAAAAAAAGAATATTGTCCAGTTTTACAATTCCCACATTCCTCTTCTCGAATATTACAACGTTGAAAAACAGCTTAAACAAAGCTTTGGAAAACACGTTAATATTCCAAGTTCAAAAGGTGCTTATCTTGTTATAGAGCATACAGAAGCACTTCATGTGATTGATGTAAACTCCGGAAATAATATCACAACCGGAACCGCCGTAAACAAAGAGCACGCTCTTAAAGTCAACAAAATGGCAGCCACCGAGATTGCCAGACAGCTTCGTCTCCGTGATATGGGAGGCATCATTGTAATCGATTTCATCGATATGCAGAACCCTGAACACAGAAGGGACCTGTACGAGCATCTGAAAGAAGAAATGAAACGTGACAAAGCACGCCACAAAATTCTTCCTCCGAGCAAATTTGGACTGATCCAGATTACCAGACAAAGGAACCGCCCGGAAAAACAGATCGAAACCAAAGAAGAAAACCCGAACAAAGACGGAGAAATTGTAGCTCCAATTGTGATCGTGGAAAGAATGGGTGAAACCCTCAGAAGCATCCTGCAGAAAGAGAAAGGAAAAATTTTCCTGCATGTGCACCCCTTCGTGGAAGCCTACCTTACCAAAGGCATCAAAAGCATCCAGATGAAATGGTTTATCAAATACAAAAAATGGGTAACCATTATCCCAAGGGATTCTTTTAAGTACTTAGAATACAAAATTTACAATTCCAAGAAAGAAGAATTGATAGAGTTTTCTAATTAA
- a CDS encoding HU family DNA-binding protein: protein MTKAELVNTISNKLGTEKNETQKVVEAFMQEIRTSMYNGDNVYLRGFGSFIIKTRAAKTGRNISKNTAIEIPAHNIPAFKPSKSFVEKVKTKVAVK, encoded by the coding sequence ATGACAAAGGCAGAATTGGTAAACACCATCTCAAATAAGTTGGGAACAGAAAAGAATGAAACACAGAAAGTTGTAGAAGCTTTTATGCAGGAGATCAGGACTTCTATGTATAATGGGGATAACGTTTATCTGAGAGGTTTTGGATCTTTTATCATTAAAACAAGAGCTGCTAAAACAGGGAGAAATATTTCTAAGAACACTGCAATTGAGATTCCTGCTCACAATATTCCTGCTTTCAAACCTTCAAAATCTTTTGTAGAGAAAGTAAAAACAAAAGTTGCAGTAAAATAA